Proteins encoded by one window of Vanacampus margaritifer isolate UIUO_Vmar chromosome 17, RoL_Vmar_1.0, whole genome shotgun sequence:
- the slc52a3-2a gene encoding riboflavin transporter 2, with amino-acid sequence MSALTHLLACLFGMGSWVSINGLWVELPLIVPQIPEGWYLPSYLSVLIQMANVGPLFVTLMHRFRPGALSETAVVYIIIALGTLASFLLSFFWKETLVVAGAPRSVALLVLTFSLAVVDCTSSVTFLPFMMRLKPQYLTTYYIGEGVSGLLPAVVALVQGVGVVHCVNGTQGQNATDGLPTFRAQHQPANFSAEIFFYFLSAMMLVCLLAFVLLNHHPAVAREKTKGQYSNGVKDKNWVEKKPMMEPYRPSRPKSRFGVGTYSWMQVFYIFGILAWTNALTNVVLPSVQSYSCMPYGNNAYHLSATMAAVSNPLACFIAMFFPIRSLWLMGALTLVGSGVGAFIMSMAALSPCPLLVNDVWGSVIMVLAWIVFVLTLSYVKVIIGVVLRDEGHSALLWCGAVVQLGSLLGAVAMFPMVSVYSLFASGDPCNTRCP; translated from the exons ATGTCTGCGCTCACCCACCTTCTGGCGTGCCTCTTCGGCATGGGTTCCTGGGTGTCCATTAATGGTCTGTGGGTGGAGCTTCCCCTGATAGTCCCCCAGATTCCCGAGGGCTGGTACCTCCCATCATACCTCTCGGTTCTCATCCAGATGGCCAACGTGGGCCCGCTCTTCGTCACCCTGATGCACCGTTTCCGACCGGGAGCCCTCAGCGAGACGGCGGTCGTTTACATCATCATCGCACTGGGAACGCTTGCCAGTTTCCTGTTAAGCTTCTTCTGGAAGGAGACGCTTGTCGTAGCGGGGGCGCCCCGCAGCGTGGCGTTGCTCGTCCTCACCTTCTCCCTCGCCGTTGTGGACTGCACCTCCTCGGTGACCTTCCTCCCCTTCATGATGCGCCTCAAGCCTCAGTACCTCACCACCTATTATATCGGCGAGGGCGTGAGCGGCCTGCTGCCGGCCGTCGTGGCGCTGGTTCAGGGCGTCGGTGTGGTTCACTGCGTCAACGGCACCCAGGGCCAAAACGCCACCGATGGTCTCCCGACGTTCCGGGCTCAGCACCAGCCGGCCAACTTCTCAGCGGAGATCTTCTTCTACTTCCTGAGTGCCATGATGCTGGTGTGCCTGTTGGCGTTCGTCCTGCTCAACCATCACCCCGCCGTTGCCAGGGAGAAGACCAAAGGCCAATACAGCAATGGAGTCAAGGATAAGAACTGGGTGGAGAAGAAGCCCATGATGGAGCCGTACAGACCCTCAAGACCCAAAAGCCGCTTTGGAGTTGGGACCTACAGCTGGATGCAGGTGTTTTACATCTTCGGGATCCTGGCGTGGACCAACGCTCTGACCAACGTGGTGCTTCCGTCGGTGCAGTCGTATTCGTGCATGCCGTACGGAAACAACGCCTATCACCTGTCTGCCACCATGGCGGCCGTTTCCAACCCTCTGGCCTGCTTCATCGCCATGTTTTTCCCAATAAG ATCCTTGTGGCTGATGGGGGCGCTGACATTGGTAGGCAGCGGCGTGGGGGCTTTTATAATGAGCATGGCCGCCCTGAGTCCGTGTCCGCTATTGGTGAATGACGTCTGGGGCAGCGTCATCATG GTGCTGGCGTGGATCGTCTTCGTCCTCACTCTGTCCTACGTCAAGGTGATCATCGGCGTGGTCCTGCGCGACGAGGGCCATAGCGCCCTCTTGTGGTGCGGAGCGGTGGTGCAGCTGGGCTCCCTGCTGGGTGCTGTCGCCATGTTTCCCATGGTCAGCGTGTACAGCCTTTTTGCATCGGGCGACCCTTGCAACACCCGGTGTCCATGA
- the LOC144037533 gene encoding uncharacterized protein LOC144037533 isoform X1 translates to MRCTCLPGADGCRPNDKVTPHFPKGPKAEASTIKEYCLHVDCCASAEEKWQPTEKDRGRLGHGWVCATRMQLESCFSTGWEEVLDHHAANRLKTFGTCRMGLRSIDSKLLLDRASNGLHVDCS, encoded by the exons ATGCGGTGTACGTGCTTACCAGGTGCTGATGGTTGCCGTCCAAATGATAAAGTGACGCCTCATTTCCCTAAAGGACCAAAAGCAG AGGCGTCCACAATAAAGGAATATTGTCTCCACGTCGACTGCTGCGCGTCAGCTGAAGAAAAGTGGCAACCCACTGAAAAG GATCGAGGCCGTTTGGGCCATGGATGGGTCTGCGCTACAAGAATGCAATTGGAAAGCTGCTTTTCGACAG GATGGGAGGAGGTCTTGGACCACCACGCAGCCAACAGACTCAAGACTTTTGGGACATGTCGGATGGGTCTGCGCTCCATTGACAGCAAGCTGCTTCTGGACAG GGCCTCGAATGGATTGCACGTGGATTGTTCTTGA
- the LOC144037533 gene encoding uncharacterized protein LOC144037533 isoform X2 — protein sequence MRCTCLPGADGCRPNDKVTPHFPKGPKAEASTIKEYCLHVDCCASAEEKWQPTEKDRGRLGHGWVCATRMQLESCFSTGWEEVLDHHAANRLKTFGTCRMGLRSIDSKLLLDSR from the exons ATGCGGTGTACGTGCTTACCAGGTGCTGATGGTTGCCGTCCAAATGATAAAGTGACGCCTCATTTCCCTAAAGGACCAAAAGCAG AGGCGTCCACAATAAAGGAATATTGTCTCCACGTCGACTGCTGCGCGTCAGCTGAAGAAAAGTGGCAACCCACTGAAAAG GATCGAGGCCGTTTGGGCCATGGATGGGTCTGCGCTACAAGAATGCAATTGGAAAGCTGCTTTTCGACAG GATGGGAGGAGGTCTTGGACCACCACGCAGCCAACAGACTCAAGACTTTTGGGACATGTCGGATGGGTCTGCGCTCCATTGACAGCAAGCTGCTTCTGGACAG CAGGTGA
- the LOC144037533 gene encoding uncharacterized protein LOC144037533 isoform X3, with protein sequence MRCTCLPGADGCRPNDKVTPHFPKGPKAEASTIKEYCLHVDCCASAEEKWQPTEKDRGRLGHGWVCATRMQLESCFSTGWEEVLDHHAANRLKTFGTCRMGLRSIDSKLLLDR encoded by the exons ATGCGGTGTACGTGCTTACCAGGTGCTGATGGTTGCCGTCCAAATGATAAAGTGACGCCTCATTTCCCTAAAGGACCAAAAGCAG AGGCGTCCACAATAAAGGAATATTGTCTCCACGTCGACTGCTGCGCGTCAGCTGAAGAAAAGTGGCAACCCACTGAAAAG GATCGAGGCCGTTTGGGCCATGGATGGGTCTGCGCTACAAGAATGCAATTGGAAAGCTGCTTTTCGACAG GATGGGAGGAGGTCTTGGACCACCACGCAGCCAACAGACTCAAGACTTTTGGGACATGTCGGATGGGTCTGCGCTCCATTGACAGCAAGCTGCTTCTGGACAG GTGA
- the LOC144037532 gene encoding uncharacterized protein LOC144037532, translating to MVGFLPASSVTVPETSRRSSSALMPRNMAGVLAMPQCEQFGPDPLLCWAARSAPAVQCFLQGHLPVNAAASSLTIPELSRRSSSALSPLDQAVTFVQHLCSCCCIDANSLKLTMPWNMAGFLATQPCERSAQIPQKLSDPLLCWSARSAPAGSTSPADHKETAIKSYNFKLFFFVVLKK from the exons ATGGTCGGCTTCCTTCCAGCGTCATCAGTGACAGTCCCAGAAACGAGTCGCAGGTCCTCTTCTGCACTG ATGCCGAGGAACATGGCGGGCGTCCTGGCGATGCCGCAGTGTGAGCAATTTGGCCCGGATCCCCTTCTGTGCTG ggccGCACGATCTGCTCCCGCTGTTCAATGTTTTCTTCAAGGTCATCTTCCTGTGAATGCAGCTGCGTCATCACTGACAATCCCAGAATTGAGTCGCAGGTCCTCTTCTGCACTG agtCCCCTCGACCAGGCAGTGACTTTTGTCCAACACTTGTGTTCTTGTTGCTGCATTGATGCAAACAGCTTGAAGTTGACG ATGCCGTGGAACATGGCGGGCTTCCTGGCGACGCAGCCGTGTGAGCGATCGGCCCAAATCCCACAAAAGTTGTCGGATCCCCTTCTTTGCTG GTCCGCACGATCTGCTCCCGCTGGCTCAACTTCACCTGCTGACCACAAGGAGACAGCAATCAAGTCCTACAacttcaagttgtttttttttgttgtgttaaaaaaataa